In the Hydrogenispora ethanolica genome, GAGAAAGGCCTGGAGATGCTGGACGCCCCGGTCAGCGGCGGCGAGCCGAAAGCCATCGACGGCACCATTTCGGTGATGGTCGGCGGCAAAAAGGAGAGCTTCGACCGCTATTACGACGTGCTGAAAGCCATGGCCGGTTCCGTCGTCTATGTGGGCGAACTCGGCGCGGGGAATGTCACGAAACTGGCCAATCAGATCATTGTGGCCTTAAATATTGCGGCGATGTCCGAAGCCTTGACTTTGGCTACCAAGGCGGGGGTCGATCCCGACCTGGTTTACCAAGCCATTCGCGGCGGTTTGGCCGGCTCAACGGTTTTGGACGCCAAAGCGCCGCTGGTGATGGACCGCAAGTTTCATCCCGGATTCCGGATCGAGTTGCATATCAAGGATTTGGCGAACGCGCTCAACGCCTCGCATCAGCTGAGCGTGCCGCTTCCGTTGACCTCGCAGGTCATGGAAATCATGCAGGCGCTCAAGGCGGACGGCTTTGAAAGGGAAGATCATTGCGGCATCATCAAATATTATGAGAAGTTAGCCCATACGACTGTAACTCGACAGGCTAAATCCGAATAGCGGCGA is a window encoding:
- the garR gene encoding 2-hydroxy-3-oxopropionate reductase produces the protein MRAGRQRTTGRIKETSAMVKIGFIGLGIMGKPMSKNLLKAGYPLVVCDKNQAAVDEVVALGASAAPNGAKVAEASDLVITMLPNSPHVKEVVLGKRGVIEGARPGTAVIDMSSIDPVASKEIGAALREKGLEMLDAPVSGGEPKAIDGTISVMVGGKKESFDRYYDVLKAMAGSVVYVGELGAGNVTKLANQIIVALNIAAMSEALTLATKAGVDPDLVYQAIRGGLAGSTVLDAKAPLVMDRKFHPGFRIELHIKDLANALNASHQLSVPLPLTSQVMEIMQALKADGFEREDHCGIIKYYEKLAHTTVTRQAKSE